One window of the Pseudarthrobacter sp. ATCC 49987 genome contains the following:
- a CDS encoding Gfo/Idh/MocA family oxidoreductase yields the protein MAYLNRDSTNLPAPVRIGLIGSGWMGAFHAESIARRVPGAELAAIADPNVESAAALATTLGTGKVTADAADILADPEIDAVIIASPARFHSSLIAQAAAAGKHVFCEKPAGQGLDELDAALAAVEAAGVHFQIGFNRRYAEDFQAAKKDIAAGTVGTPQLLRSLTRDPGTGNIPHAARVPAWTVFLETLIHDFDTLNWFNEGAEPVEVYALADALVEPGLREQGFLDTAVVTIRYSNGAIAVAEANFSALYGYDIRGEVFGSKGMVQAGRATETAARRYTADGMSADTPRLNVELFRQAYTDELVDFTDAVRARRDGTTAQSAAYSLTPGAADARRALAVALACIESVKRGTPVAVNTAAANETAVL from the coding sequence GTGGCTTACCTGAATCGAGATTCCACCAATCTCCCGGCGCCTGTGCGCATCGGACTTATCGGCTCCGGCTGGATGGGTGCTTTCCACGCAGAGAGCATCGCCCGCCGGGTCCCGGGCGCCGAGCTCGCGGCCATCGCGGACCCCAACGTAGAGTCCGCCGCTGCGCTCGCAACCACCCTGGGAACCGGCAAGGTGACCGCCGACGCCGCCGACATCCTCGCCGACCCGGAGATCGACGCCGTGATCATTGCGAGCCCGGCGCGTTTCCACTCGTCACTGATCGCCCAAGCCGCCGCCGCCGGAAAGCACGTGTTCTGCGAAAAACCGGCCGGCCAGGGACTCGACGAGCTCGACGCCGCCCTGGCCGCCGTGGAGGCAGCCGGAGTGCATTTCCAGATCGGCTTCAACCGCCGGTACGCGGAGGACTTCCAGGCCGCCAAGAAGGACATCGCCGCAGGAACCGTCGGGACGCCGCAACTGCTGCGTTCCCTGACCCGGGACCCAGGCACCGGAAACATTCCGCACGCGGCCAGGGTCCCGGCCTGGACCGTCTTCCTGGAAACCCTGATCCACGACTTCGACACCCTGAACTGGTTCAACGAAGGCGCCGAGCCGGTCGAGGTCTACGCCCTTGCCGATGCGCTCGTGGAACCCGGACTGCGCGAGCAGGGGTTCCTGGACACGGCAGTCGTGACCATCCGCTACAGCAACGGTGCCATCGCGGTCGCCGAAGCAAACTTCAGCGCCCTCTACGGCTACGACATCCGCGGGGAAGTCTTCGGCTCCAAGGGCATGGTCCAGGCCGGCCGGGCCACGGAAACCGCCGCCCGCCGGTACACCGCCGACGGGATGTCGGCCGACACACCACGGCTGAACGTCGAGCTCTTCCGCCAGGCCTACACCGATGAACTGGTCGACTTCACCGACGCCGTGCGCGCGCGGCGGGACGGCACCACGGCGCAGTCGGCCGCCTACTCACTCACGCCCGGGGCCGCGGACGCCCGGCGCGCGCTGGCCGTGGCGCTGGCCTGCATCGAGTCGGTCAAGCGCGGCACCCCCGTGGCCGTCAACACAGCCGCCGCCAACGAGACGGCAGTCCTCTGA
- a CDS encoding Gfo/Idh/MocA family oxidoreductase, whose product MKEVILGLVGVGRIGVMHANNIAALNDVLNPQGINVRLRLTDVAADHARGIAAGLGAEFLPSVEALLASGLDGLVIATGTGTHPDLIKAGVDAGIPVFCEKPVALNVEDALPVLGYIRERNGVVQIGHQRRFDAGYLEARRAYQAGELGWIHSLRAVTCDMTPPPVEFLASSGGLFRDCSVHDFDILRWLTGREIVEVYAKGSNNGDPAIGEAGDVDTALALVTFDDGTVGTVSATRYNGAGHDVRLEIQGSRRSIMVGLDEKSALASAEAGITFPAGEPHRTFAERFEAAYRSEMAAFIELILGRRENPCTPEDAVAASRVADAAQESLATGAPVRVAQTVGG is encoded by the coding sequence ATGAAAGAAGTCATCCTCGGACTGGTCGGGGTGGGGCGGATCGGCGTGATGCACGCCAACAACATCGCCGCGCTCAACGACGTCCTGAACCCGCAGGGCATCAACGTCAGGCTCCGGCTCACCGACGTCGCGGCAGACCACGCCCGGGGAATCGCCGCCGGGCTGGGTGCCGAGTTCCTGCCCTCCGTGGAGGCGCTCCTGGCCTCCGGGCTGGACGGACTCGTCATCGCCACGGGAACCGGGACCCACCCGGACCTGATCAAGGCCGGAGTGGACGCCGGAATCCCGGTGTTCTGCGAGAAACCCGTAGCCCTGAACGTGGAAGACGCCCTGCCCGTGCTTGGCTACATCCGGGAACGGAATGGCGTTGTCCAGATCGGCCACCAGCGCCGCTTCGACGCCGGCTACCTGGAGGCCCGGCGCGCCTACCAGGCCGGGGAACTGGGCTGGATCCACTCACTGCGCGCCGTCACCTGCGACATGACGCCGCCGCCGGTCGAGTTCCTGGCCAGCTCCGGCGGTCTGTTCCGTGACTGCTCGGTCCACGATTTCGATATCCTGCGCTGGCTCACCGGCCGGGAAATCGTCGAGGTCTACGCCAAGGGTTCCAACAACGGGGACCCGGCCATCGGGGAAGCCGGCGATGTGGACACAGCACTCGCGCTGGTGACCTTCGACGACGGCACCGTGGGAACCGTCTCGGCCACCCGCTACAACGGGGCCGGCCACGACGTGCGGCTGGAAATCCAGGGTTCCCGCCGGTCGATCATGGTCGGTCTGGACGAGAAATCGGCGCTGGCCTCGGCCGAAGCCGGGATCACCTTCCCGGCAGGGGAGCCCCACCGGACCTTCGCCGAGCGCTTCGAGGCGGCCTACCGTTCCGAGATGGCTGCCTTCATCGAGCTGATCCTGGGCCGCCGGGAAAACCCCTGCACCCCCGAGGATGCCGTGGCCGCCTCCCGGGTCGCGGACGCCGCTCAGGAATCCCTCGCGACCGGCGCGCCGGTCCGGGTGGCCCAGACTGTGGGCGGCTGA
- a CDS encoding TIM barrel protein — protein sequence MRLAVCAEMVFTDLPFTERVRRIHEAGFDVELWDSRTKDIAALKATGAVFSSMTGYTAGSLVDTKSADEVVRTAESLIPTALELGVSRMVVHPAELIDGHAARPVYRSSGPMWITGARTLERLGRLGEKYGVMFCLENLNTILDHPGIPLARAKDTLALVAAAGHPRVKLMLDLYHAQLGEGNLIELVRAALPHIGEIQVADVPGRCEPGTGEINYAAVARALAEAGYDGTVGMEAWASGDSDAALEAFRAAFAVPALHAGVKE from the coding sequence ATGCGCCTGGCCGTCTGCGCGGAGATGGTCTTCACCGACCTCCCGTTCACGGAGCGGGTGCGCCGGATCCACGAGGCCGGGTTCGACGTCGAACTCTGGGACTCCAGGACCAAGGACATCGCCGCGCTCAAGGCCACCGGGGCCGTGTTCTCGTCCATGACCGGATACACCGCCGGCAGCCTGGTGGACACAAAGTCGGCCGATGAGGTGGTGCGGACGGCCGAGTCGCTGATCCCCACCGCCCTGGAGCTCGGCGTGAGCCGGATGGTGGTGCACCCGGCCGAACTCATCGACGGCCACGCGGCCCGTCCCGTCTACCGGTCCAGCGGGCCGATGTGGATCACCGGGGCCCGGACCCTCGAGCGGCTCGGCCGGCTCGGCGAGAAATACGGGGTGATGTTCTGCCTTGAGAACCTCAACACGATCCTCGACCACCCCGGCATCCCGCTGGCCCGCGCGAAGGACACCCTCGCGCTCGTGGCGGCCGCCGGCCACCCCAGGGTGAAACTCATGCTGGACCTCTACCACGCCCAGCTGGGGGAGGGGAACCTCATCGAGCTGGTGCGGGCCGCCCTGCCCCACATCGGTGAGATCCAGGTGGCGGATGTTCCGGGCCGCTGCGAACCCGGAACCGGTGAGATCAACTACGCGGCCGTCGCCAGGGCGCTCGCCGAGGCAGGCTACGACGGAACCGTAGGCATGGAAGCCTGGGCCAGCGGCGACAGTGACGCGGCGCTGGAGGCTTTCCGGGCGGCTTTTGCCGTGCCGGCATTACACGCGGGAGTAAAAGAATGA
- a CDS encoding LOG family protein — protein MSAARSLHPSPRTLEVESLDSFDRLVAAGAKSMQGWHAQSLDLRGRRAQLEAMNAQGGIFLGCTFDGGEEDSLRSRGALIFPKLEAVPFNPYRGQLYTPQELYDGIADSRYEDTPDAKVYQWSIRPGQRHRLNATLAAALHDHSIGDALEELTRSEFCAGRTMVGVMGGHTASRASTVFEEAALLGRLLAREGRVVATGGGPGTMEAANLGAYLSGTPEPDFRRALDDLAAVPGFRPSVSAWARSAAAVVERHPEGTPSLGIPTWFYGHEPPNFFATHIAKYFANSIREAVLLELCNGGIVFLPGSGGTVQEIFQDACENYYGTPETIMPMVLVGEEHWLRRYPAWPLLQSLAAGRRMESRIFLVDTVEEALAVLDR, from the coding sequence ATGAGTGCTGCCCGCAGCCTGCACCCCAGTCCGCGCACGCTGGAGGTCGAAAGCCTGGACAGCTTCGACCGGCTGGTCGCGGCCGGGGCGAAGTCGATGCAGGGCTGGCATGCCCAGTCGCTGGACCTCCGTGGCCGGAGAGCGCAGCTGGAGGCCATGAACGCCCAGGGCGGGATCTTCCTGGGGTGCACATTCGACGGCGGTGAGGAGGATTCGCTGCGCAGCCGCGGCGCGCTGATCTTTCCCAAACTCGAAGCCGTCCCGTTTAACCCTTACCGCGGGCAGCTGTACACCCCGCAGGAGCTCTACGACGGCATCGCCGACTCGCGCTATGAAGACACTCCGGACGCCAAGGTGTACCAGTGGAGCATCCGGCCGGGACAGCGGCACCGCCTGAACGCGACCCTCGCCGCGGCCCTGCATGACCATTCGATCGGCGATGCCCTCGAGGAGCTGACCCGCTCGGAATTCTGCGCCGGCCGGACCATGGTGGGCGTAATGGGCGGACATACTGCGAGCCGCGCTTCGACTGTCTTCGAGGAGGCGGCGCTGTTGGGGAGGCTGCTGGCCAGGGAGGGCCGGGTGGTTGCCACCGGCGGCGGTCCCGGCACCATGGAGGCCGCCAACCTCGGCGCCTACCTAAGCGGGACCCCGGAGCCGGACTTCCGGCGCGCACTGGACGACCTCGCGGCGGTGCCCGGATTCCGGCCGTCCGTTTCGGCGTGGGCGCGCTCCGCCGCAGCCGTCGTCGAACGCCATCCGGAGGGTACGCCGTCGCTGGGGATCCCCACCTGGTTTTACGGCCACGAACCGCCCAACTTCTTTGCCACCCACATTGCCAAGTACTTCGCGAACTCCATCCGCGAGGCCGTCCTGTTGGAACTGTGCAACGGCGGCATTGTCTTCCTGCCAGGTTCCGGCGGCACCGTGCAGGAGATCTTCCAGGATGCCTGCGAAAACTACTACGGCACCCCGGAGACCATCATGCCGATGGTGCTGGTGGGGGAGGAACACTGGCTGCGGCGCTACCCGGCGTGGCCCCTGCTGCAGAGTCTCGCCGCAGGGCGGCGGATGGAAAGCCGGATCTTCCTGGTGGATACCGTGGAGGAGGCGCTCGCCGTCCTGGACCGTTAG
- a CDS encoding ABC transporter permease: MTITQTKTTAPAPDERVAKRSPFQKLLGRPEVGALVGAIVLFVFFALVSPTFTQPNALATILYGSSTIGIMAVGVSLLMIGGEFDLSTGVAVISSALTASMFSWYFSTNVWVGVALALLVSLSIGFINGWILMKTKLPSFIVTLATFLMLTGLNLGLTRLIGGSVSSPSIAAMDGFASARAVFASSVSIGGVEVKITVFIWFALVAVATWVLMRTRVGNWIFAVGGDANAARAVGVPVKATKIGLFMAVGFCGWILGMHNLFAFDTVQSGEGVGNEFLYIIAAVIGGCLLTGGYGSAIGGAIGAFIFGMANKGIVYAQWNPDWFKFFLGLMLLLATIVNLIVKRRAELK, from the coding sequence ATGACCATCACCCAGACAAAGACCACAGCACCGGCGCCCGATGAGCGCGTCGCCAAGCGCAGTCCGTTCCAGAAACTCCTCGGTCGGCCCGAGGTTGGTGCCCTTGTGGGCGCGATCGTCCTTTTCGTCTTCTTCGCGTTGGTGTCCCCGACGTTCACCCAGCCCAACGCCCTGGCGACCATCCTCTACGGTTCCTCCACGATCGGGATCATGGCGGTCGGGGTGTCCCTGCTGATGATCGGCGGTGAGTTCGACCTCTCCACCGGTGTCGCCGTGATCTCCTCGGCCCTGACGGCGTCGATGTTCAGCTGGTACTTCAGCACGAACGTCTGGGTCGGCGTGGCCCTGGCCCTGCTGGTCTCCTTGTCCATCGGCTTCATCAACGGCTGGATCCTGATGAAGACCAAGCTGCCTTCCTTCATCGTTACCCTGGCGACGTTCCTGATGCTGACCGGCCTGAACCTGGGCCTGACCCGCCTGATCGGCGGCTCGGTGTCCTCACCGTCCATCGCAGCCATGGACGGCTTCGCCTCGGCCCGGGCGGTGTTCGCCTCCTCGGTCAGCATCGGCGGCGTCGAAGTCAAAATCACCGTGTTCATCTGGTTCGCGCTCGTCGCTGTGGCGACCTGGGTGCTGATGCGGACCCGGGTGGGGAACTGGATCTTCGCCGTCGGCGGGGACGCCAACGCCGCCCGCGCCGTGGGCGTGCCGGTCAAGGCCACCAAGATAGGCCTGTTCATGGCCGTGGGGTTCTGCGGCTGGATCCTGGGCATGCACAACCTTTTCGCCTTCGACACCGTGCAGTCCGGTGAAGGCGTCGGCAACGAATTCCTCTACATCATCGCCGCGGTCATCGGCGGCTGCCTGCTCACCGGCGGCTACGGCTCGGCGATCGGCGGCGCGATCGGCGCGTTCATCTTCGGCATGGCCAACAAGGGCATCGTGTACGCGCAGTGGAACCCGGACTGGTTCAAGTTCTTCCTGGGCCTGATGCTGCTGCTGGCCACCATCGTCAACCTCATCGTCAAGCGCCGCGCGGAACTGAAGTAA
- a CDS encoding GntR family transcriptional regulator, whose product MANPLNLNIDRSSPVPLYHQVVQGIEAAIHGGTLPPGSRLDNEIDLAAQLNLSRPTMRKAMDELVRSGLLVRKRGVGTQVVSSQVRRPLELSSLFDDLSNNGSKPTTDVLSFSHDEADAATRTALQLPAGAKVYHFTRLRKVGGKPLALMENWVRDDITTIDEALLASQGLYAILRNGGVNFRLASQRIGAMIANNYQAPLLETSPGSALVTMDRTAVDDTGRQVETGHHVYRADSYSFEMTLVQR is encoded by the coding sequence GTGGCTAATCCACTTAATCTCAACATCGACCGGTCCTCCCCGGTGCCGCTCTACCACCAGGTGGTCCAGGGCATCGAAGCCGCGATCCACGGCGGGACGCTTCCCCCTGGCAGCCGCCTCGACAACGAGATCGACCTGGCCGCGCAGCTGAACCTGTCCCGCCCCACCATGCGCAAGGCCATGGACGAACTGGTCCGCTCCGGCCTGCTGGTGCGCAAGCGTGGCGTCGGCACCCAGGTGGTCTCCAGCCAGGTCCGGCGCCCCCTTGAGCTCTCCAGCCTCTTCGACGACCTCAGCAACAACGGCAGCAAGCCCACCACCGACGTGCTGAGCTTCTCCCACGACGAGGCCGACGCCGCCACCCGGACAGCACTCCAGCTGCCGGCCGGCGCCAAGGTCTACCACTTCACCCGGCTCCGGAAAGTCGGCGGCAAACCGCTGGCGCTGATGGAGAACTGGGTGCGTGATGACATCACCACCATCGATGAAGCGCTCCTGGCCTCGCAGGGCCTCTATGCCATCCTCCGCAACGGCGGCGTGAACTTCCGGCTCGCCTCGCAACGGATCGGCGCCATGATCGCGAACAACTATCAGGCGCCCCTGTTGGAAACCTCCCCCGGCTCGGCCCTTGTCACCATGGACCGCACGGCCGTCGACGACACCGGGCGCCAGGTGGAGACCGGCCACCACGTCTACCGTGCGGATTCCTACAGCTTCGAAATGACGCTGGTTCAGCGATAA
- a CDS encoding ATP-binding cassette domain-containing protein: MNAKEIDQQTLLQNEKDPLTHTPVHLLSLDGVAKHYGNIIALSDVTMAVDNGRVTCVLGDNGAGKSTLIKIIAGLHQHDAGILKVMGEERKFTSPRDALDAGIATVYQDLAVVPLMPIWRNFFLGSELTSGFGPFKSMDVEKMKEITLKELAAMGIDLRDVEQPIGQLSGGERQCVAIARAVYFGAKVLILDEPTAALGVKQSGVVLRYILQARDRGLGVIFITHNPHHAFPVGDRFLLLKRGKSIGYYDKKDITLDELTAQMAGGAELAELAHELEQLGGHGDIVKEVQGEVAEVAQTTGKTY, from the coding sequence ATGAACGCCAAAGAAATCGACCAGCAAACACTCCTGCAGAACGAAAAGGACCCCCTCACCCACACCCCGGTGCACCTGCTCTCCCTCGACGGGGTCGCCAAGCACTACGGCAACATCATCGCCCTGAGTGATGTCACGATGGCCGTGGACAACGGCCGCGTCACCTGCGTCCTGGGCGACAACGGCGCGGGCAAGTCCACCCTGATCAAAATCATCGCCGGCCTGCACCAGCACGACGCCGGGATCCTGAAGGTCATGGGCGAGGAACGCAAATTCACCTCCCCCCGCGACGCCCTGGACGCCGGCATCGCGACCGTCTACCAGGACCTCGCGGTGGTGCCGTTGATGCCGATCTGGCGGAACTTCTTCCTCGGCTCCGAGCTGACGTCCGGCTTCGGCCCGTTCAAGAGCATGGACGTTGAGAAGATGAAGGAGATCACGCTCAAGGAACTCGCCGCGATGGGCATCGACCTCCGCGACGTCGAGCAGCCCATCGGCCAGCTCTCCGGCGGTGAACGCCAGTGTGTCGCGATCGCCCGGGCCGTGTACTTCGGCGCGAAGGTCCTGATCCTGGACGAGCCCACCGCCGCCCTGGGCGTGAAGCAGTCCGGCGTGGTGCTCCGCTACATCCTGCAGGCCCGCGACCGCGGCCTGGGCGTCATCTTCATCACCCACAACCCGCACCACGCCTTCCCCGTCGGCGACCGGTTCCTGCTGCTCAAACGCGGCAAGTCCATCGGCTACTACGACAAGAAGGACATCACCCTCGACGAACTCACCGCCCAGATGGCCGGCGGTGCCGAACTCGCCGAACTCGCCCACGAACTCGAACAGCTCGGCGGCCACGGCGACATCGTCAAGGAAGTCCAGGGCGAGGTGGCCGAGGTGGCCCAAACGACCGGCAAGACCTACTAG
- a CDS encoding gamma-glutamyl-gamma-aminobutyrate hydrolase family protein, whose protein sequence is MQIQPLPRSSRPRIGIPVRLSSSTEADPRVAEANKLFDYIVELVRDGGGEPVLLTAAEDPLETLDGVVLPGGGDLDPGLYGEEPGDACYDVSRAQDELDLAVARRSIGAGLPVLGICRGHQLLNVLYGGTLVQDMDPGSVAHREPEPVHGAGPWAWHEVGLQGGSKVAGLYSVMGAGAGGAGGNSGPGGDSPAVTVKIASGHHQAVARVADGLVVTAVAEDGTVEALEDPTRWVASVQWHPEAQELPAGERLAPFRAFVEVCRSSPMG, encoded by the coding sequence ATGCAGATTCAGCCCCTCCCCCGCAGCAGCCGGCCCCGCATTGGCATCCCGGTCCGCCTGAGCAGCTCCACGGAGGCGGATCCGCGTGTGGCGGAGGCCAACAAACTCTTCGATTACATCGTGGAACTGGTACGCGACGGCGGCGGCGAACCGGTGCTGCTCACCGCAGCCGAGGATCCGTTGGAGACGCTCGACGGCGTCGTCCTTCCGGGCGGCGGCGATCTGGACCCCGGGCTCTACGGCGAGGAACCCGGCGATGCCTGCTATGACGTCAGCCGGGCCCAGGATGAACTGGACCTGGCGGTCGCCCGGCGGTCGATCGGCGCCGGGCTGCCCGTCCTCGGCATCTGCCGGGGGCACCAGTTGCTCAATGTCCTCTATGGCGGCACGCTGGTCCAGGACATGGATCCGGGCTCCGTGGCGCACCGGGAACCCGAGCCGGTGCACGGGGCGGGGCCGTGGGCCTGGCACGAGGTCGGGTTGCAGGGCGGAAGCAAGGTTGCCGGCCTGTACAGCGTGATGGGAGCCGGCGCCGGCGGGGCCGGCGGAAATAGCGGGCCCGGAGGCGACTCCCCTGCCGTGACGGTGAAGATTGCCTCCGGACACCATCAGGCCGTGGCCCGGGTGGCGGACGGCCTGGTCGTGACGGCCGTGGCGGAGGACGGGACGGTGGAGGCGCTGGAGGACCCCACCCGTTGGGTGGCGTCGGTGCAGTGGCACCCGGAGGCCCAGGAACTTCCGGCCGGGGAGCGGCTGGCACCGTTCCGCGCCTTTGTTGAGGTGTGTCGCAGCTCTCCAATGGGCTGA
- a CDS encoding polyketide cyclase / dehydrase and lipid transport, which yields MTNRYLVSRSRFIAAAPEAIFEVLATPALHSVIDGSDTVKGAQPRGPERLALGAKFGMEMNMKLDYKILNTVCEFEEGRRIAWRHFGGHVWRYLLEPATDSAGKPGTLVIEQWDAREVRARILLRLAGYVRRHPANIEQTLAKLDAYMTSEARAGSGTAPEHLD from the coding sequence ATGACCAACAGATATCTCGTGTCCCGCAGCCGCTTCATCGCGGCCGCTCCGGAAGCCATCTTCGAAGTGCTGGCCACCCCCGCCCTGCACAGCGTGATTGACGGCTCCGACACCGTGAAGGGCGCCCAGCCGCGCGGCCCTGAACGGCTGGCCCTCGGGGCGAAGTTCGGTATGGAAATGAACATGAAGTTGGACTACAAGATTCTCAACACGGTCTGCGAGTTCGAGGAGGGCCGGCGGATCGCGTGGCGGCACTTCGGCGGCCACGTCTGGCGTTACCTGCTGGAGCCAGCCACCGATTCCGCCGGCAAACCGGGCACCCTCGTCATCGAACAATGGGACGCGCGGGAAGTGCGCGCCAGGATCCTCCTGCGCCTGGCCGGCTACGTCCGCCGGCACCCGGCCAACATCGAACAGACCCTCGCCAAACTTGACGCCTACATGACCTCGGAAGCCAGGGCAGGGTCCGGCACCGCTCCGGAACACCTCGACTAG
- a CDS encoding substrate-binding domain-containing protein — translation MAKFSFRKATLVAAVVPMLALSACSSTGGKPADSGNAAGGGQVAATERMKIALITHAAAGDTFWDIVRKGAEEASAKDNVELLYTSDPEAGRQAQLIQQAIDQKVDGIAVTLAKPEALKDALKKATDAGIPIVSLNAGEGVSAQLGAFTHFGSNEKLAGEAVGTRLAAENFKHPVCVIQEQGHVGLEARCAGVKAKVPGTEILYVDGKDMTSVQSTATAKLQASKDADVIIGLGAPITLTLLKSVTDAGSSAKVASFDLNADLAQKIVDGAVLFTVDQQPWLQGYGAVDALWQNKRGGFSIGGGLSVLTGPSLVDKSNAADVLTFAKQGIR, via the coding sequence GTGGCTAAATTTTCTTTCCGCAAGGCGACCCTGGTTGCGGCGGTTGTTCCCATGCTGGCCCTGAGCGCGTGTTCCAGCACCGGCGGCAAGCCCGCAGACTCAGGCAATGCGGCCGGCGGTGGCCAGGTCGCCGCCACAGAGCGGATGAAGATCGCCCTGATCACCCACGCCGCAGCAGGTGACACTTTCTGGGACATCGTTCGCAAGGGTGCCGAGGAGGCATCGGCGAAGGACAACGTTGAGCTTCTCTACACGTCCGATCCCGAAGCCGGGCGCCAAGCCCAGCTCATCCAGCAGGCTATCGACCAGAAGGTCGACGGCATTGCGGTCACGCTCGCCAAGCCCGAAGCCCTCAAGGACGCGCTGAAAAAGGCCACCGACGCCGGCATCCCGATTGTGAGCCTCAACGCCGGAGAGGGGGTCTCGGCACAGCTGGGGGCGTTCACCCACTTCGGCTCGAACGAAAAGCTCGCCGGCGAGGCCGTCGGCACCCGGCTCGCGGCGGAGAACTTCAAACACCCGGTCTGCGTGATTCAGGAGCAGGGCCACGTCGGACTTGAAGCACGTTGCGCCGGCGTCAAGGCGAAGGTGCCTGGAACGGAGATCCTTTACGTCGACGGCAAGGACATGACCTCCGTCCAGTCCACCGCGACAGCCAAACTGCAAGCTTCCAAGGACGCCGACGTCATCATCGGCCTCGGCGCCCCCATCACACTGACACTCCTCAAGTCGGTCACGGATGCGGGCAGCTCTGCCAAGGTTGCAAGTTTCGACCTGAACGCGGACCTCGCCCAGAAGATCGTGGATGGTGCAGTTCTGTTCACAGTGGATCAGCAGCCGTGGCTGCAGGGCTACGGCGCCGTTGATGCGCTGTGGCAGAACAAGCGCGGCGGCTTCAGCATCGGCGGCGGCCTGTCGGTCCTGACCGGGCCGAGCCTCGTCGACAAGAGCAATGCGGCTGATGTCCTGACCTTCGCCAAGCAGGGTATCCGCTAA
- the iolB gene encoding 5-deoxy-glucuronate isomerase: protein MANWVYPLGTAAQGNWDISLGTSDSTVEVEGWAHTGLKVATLGASAAVELPAADEERIIIPLNGSFTVTVDGGEYRLAGRTNVFSGPSDVLYTGTGKAATISSADGGRVAVATAPAKASYPTRLITAAETPVELRGAGNCSRQVHNFGTPAALEADRFIVCEVLTPAGNWSSYPPHKHDEEKDGETSLEEIYYFETRVTPGAPARPVSDDAIGYQRVYASDDRPIDVSAEVRTGDVVLVPYGWHGPAVAAPGYDLYYLNVMAGPGPVREWLISDDPHHGWIRQTWENQDLDPRLPFGA, encoded by the coding sequence ATGGCCAACTGGGTCTATCCGCTCGGCACCGCCGCCCAAGGCAACTGGGACATCTCACTGGGAACTTCCGATTCCACCGTGGAGGTGGAGGGTTGGGCCCACACCGGGCTGAAGGTCGCCACGCTGGGGGCTTCGGCCGCCGTCGAACTTCCCGCAGCAGACGAGGAACGCATCATCATCCCGCTCAACGGGTCCTTCACGGTGACCGTCGACGGCGGGGAGTACCGGCTGGCCGGCCGGACGAATGTCTTCAGCGGCCCCAGCGACGTCCTCTACACGGGAACTGGCAAGGCTGCGACCATCAGTTCGGCCGACGGCGGACGGGTCGCCGTGGCCACCGCGCCGGCCAAGGCCTCCTACCCGACCCGCCTGATCACGGCCGCGGAGACTCCGGTGGAACTGCGCGGGGCCGGCAACTGCTCCCGCCAGGTCCACAACTTCGGCACCCCCGCCGCGCTGGAGGCGGACCGTTTTATCGTCTGCGAGGTCCTGACGCCGGCCGGCAACTGGTCCTCCTATCCCCCGCACAAGCATGACGAGGAGAAGGACGGCGAGACCAGCCTCGAGGAGATCTACTACTTCGAGACCCGGGTGACCCCCGGCGCCCCGGCCCGGCCGGTCTCGGACGACGCGATCGGCTACCAGCGCGTGTACGCCTCGGACGATCGTCCCATCGATGTCTCCGCGGAGGTGCGGACCGGCGACGTCGTCCTGGTGCCCTATGGCTGGCACGGCCCGGCCGTGGCGGCTCCGGGCTATGACCTGTACTACCTCAATGTGATGGCCGGCCCCGGCCCGGTCCGAGAGTGGCTCATCAGCGACGACCCGCACCACGGCTGGATCCGCCAGACGTGGGAGAACCAGGACCTGGACCCGAGGCTGCCCTTCGGCGCCTGA